In a single window of the Thunnus maccoyii chromosome 7, fThuMac1.1, whole genome shotgun sequence genome:
- the slc1a6 gene encoding excitatory amino acid transporter 4 isoform X1, translating to MSVSHETCLLDQVLELIMNEKPPTSASLFLNEDADKPPLPERGDLRRRLRRAMERRASSMKEKMSSIRRDSVKGFLKRNLFVLLTVAAVVLGAILGFALRPHNLSLREIKYFAFPGELLMRMLKMLVLPLIVSSLVTGISSLDSKASGKMGVRAVVYYMVTTLIAVFIGIVIVMIIQPGKGSRDSPVANSGNIEPVQAADAFLDLIRNMFPPNLVEACFKQYKTVYKKIVRTRNVTVTMNLTDSLNVTESNLSVNLSRVLHTIQETVEETIPVSGSSAGVNALGLVVFSMCFGLVIGNMKQQGQALRDFFDCLNEAIMRLVAIIIWYAPVGILFLIAGKIVEMKDLAQVGGQLGMYTVSVTVGLLIHGLFVLPLLYFLVTKKNPYSFIGGLLQALITALGTSSSSATLPITFRCLEENNHVDKRVTRFVLPVGATINMDGTALYEAVAAIFIAQVNDMDLNFGQILTISITATAASIGAAGIPQAGLVTMVIVLTSVGLPTEDITLIIAVDWFLDRLRTTTNVLGDSLGAGIVEHLSRGELQSQDDEVHNSVIEENEKPYQLICQENDSLNHRNSETTM from the exons ATGAGTG TTTCCCACGAGACCTGCCTCTTGGACCAGGTGTTGGAGCTGATTATGAACGAGAAGCCCCCCACCAGTGCAAGTCTTTTCCTGAACGAGGACGCGGACAAACCCCCACTGCCGGAGCGAGGAGACTTAAGGAGGCGACTGCGCAGGGCCATGGAGAGGAGAGCGAGCAGCATGAAGGAGAAGATGAGCTCCATCCGCAGGGACAGCGTCAAAGGTTTCCTGAAGAGGAACCTGTTTGTTCTGTTGACTGTCGCTGCTGTAGTTctgg GTGCAATCCTGGGCTTCGCTCTACGCCCCCACAACCTGTCCCTGAGGGAGATCAAGTACTTTGCCTTTCCTGGGGAGCTACTAATGAGAATGCTGAAGATGCTGGTTCTGCCTCTCATTGTCTCCAGTCTGGTCACAG GTATTTCCTCCCTGGACAGCAAAGCATCAGGTAAGATGGGTGTGCGCGCAGTGGTCTACTACATGGTGACCACCCTGATTGCCGTGTTCATTGGCATTGTCATTGTGATGATCATCCAGCCGGGGAAAGGCAGCAGGGACAGTCCTGTGGCAAACAGCGGAAACATAGAACCAGTTCAGGCAGCTGATGCTTTTCTGGATCTCATCAG GAACATGTTTCCTCCCAATCTGGTAGAGGCTTGTTTCAAACAG TACAAAACCGTGTACAAGAAGATTGTGCGCACAAGGAACGTAACAGTGACAATGAACCTTACCGACTCTCTTAACGTCACAGAGTCTAACCTGAGCGTGAACCTCAGCAGGGTGCTGCACACCATACAG GAGACAGTGGAGGAGACCATTCCTGTGTCCGGCTCCTCTGCTGGAGTGAATGCCCTCGGACTGGTGGTCTTTTCCATGTGCTTCGGTTTGGTCATCGGTAACATGAAGCAGCAGGGCCAGGCCCTCAGGGACTTCTTTGACTGCTTGAATGAAGCGATCATGAGGCTGGTGGCCATCATTATCTG GTACGCTCCAGTGGGCATCCTGTTCCTGATTGCAGGGAAGATCGTGGAGATGAAGGATCTGGCACAGGTGGGCGGCCAGCTGGGGATGTACACCGTGTCAGTCACTGTTGGTCTCCTCATCCATGGTCTCTTTGTCCTGCCGCTGCTTTACTTCCTGGTGACCAAGAAGAACCCCTACAGCTTCATCGGTGGTCTGCTGCAGGCGCTCATCACGGCTCTGGGAACCTCCTCTAG CTCTGCTACCCTGCCCATCACCTTCCGCTGTCTGGAGGAGAACAATCATGTGGATAAACGAGTGACACGTTTTGTCCTCCCTGTGGGTGCTACTATCAACATGGATGGCACGGCCCTCTATGAAGCTGTGGCAGCCATCTTCATTGCTCAAGTCAATGACATGGACCTAAACTTTGGCCAGATTCTGACCATCAG TATCACAGCAACTGCTGCCAGCATCGGAGCAGCAGGCATCCCTCAGGCTGGcctggttaccatggtgatcgTATTGACATCGGTAGGACTGCCCACAGAGGACATAACACTGATCATCGCTGTGGATTGGTTCTT GGACCGCCTGCGTACCACCACCAACGTGCTGGGAGACTCACTCGGCGCTGGCATTGTGGAGCACCTTTCCCGCGGAGAGTTGCAGAGTCAAGATGATGAGGTGCACAACTCTGTTATCGAAGAGAATGAGAAGCCCTACCAGCTTATCTGCCAGGAAAACGACTCGCTCAACCACCGCAACAGTGAGACCACAATGTAA
- the slc1a6 gene encoding excitatory amino acid transporter 4 isoform X2 — MNEKPPTSASLFLNEDADKPPLPERGDLRRRLRRAMERRASSMKEKMSSIRRDSVKGFLKRNLFVLLTVAAVVLGAILGFALRPHNLSLREIKYFAFPGELLMRMLKMLVLPLIVSSLVTGISSLDSKASGKMGVRAVVYYMVTTLIAVFIGIVIVMIIQPGKGSRDSPVANSGNIEPVQAADAFLDLIRNMFPPNLVEACFKQYKTVYKKIVRTRNVTVTMNLTDSLNVTESNLSVNLSRVLHTIQETVEETIPVSGSSAGVNALGLVVFSMCFGLVIGNMKQQGQALRDFFDCLNEAIMRLVAIIIWYAPVGILFLIAGKIVEMKDLAQVGGQLGMYTVSVTVGLLIHGLFVLPLLYFLVTKKNPYSFIGGLLQALITALGTSSSSATLPITFRCLEENNHVDKRVTRFVLPVGATINMDGTALYEAVAAIFIAQVNDMDLNFGQILTISITATAASIGAAGIPQAGLVTMVIVLTSVGLPTEDITLIIAVDWFLDRLRTTTNVLGDSLGAGIVEHLSRGELQSQDDEVHNSVIEENEKPYQLICQENDSLNHRNSETTM, encoded by the exons ATGAACGAGAAGCCCCCCACCAGTGCAAGTCTTTTCCTGAACGAGGACGCGGACAAACCCCCACTGCCGGAGCGAGGAGACTTAAGGAGGCGACTGCGCAGGGCCATGGAGAGGAGAGCGAGCAGCATGAAGGAGAAGATGAGCTCCATCCGCAGGGACAGCGTCAAAGGTTTCCTGAAGAGGAACCTGTTTGTTCTGTTGACTGTCGCTGCTGTAGTTctgg GTGCAATCCTGGGCTTCGCTCTACGCCCCCACAACCTGTCCCTGAGGGAGATCAAGTACTTTGCCTTTCCTGGGGAGCTACTAATGAGAATGCTGAAGATGCTGGTTCTGCCTCTCATTGTCTCCAGTCTGGTCACAG GTATTTCCTCCCTGGACAGCAAAGCATCAGGTAAGATGGGTGTGCGCGCAGTGGTCTACTACATGGTGACCACCCTGATTGCCGTGTTCATTGGCATTGTCATTGTGATGATCATCCAGCCGGGGAAAGGCAGCAGGGACAGTCCTGTGGCAAACAGCGGAAACATAGAACCAGTTCAGGCAGCTGATGCTTTTCTGGATCTCATCAG GAACATGTTTCCTCCCAATCTGGTAGAGGCTTGTTTCAAACAG TACAAAACCGTGTACAAGAAGATTGTGCGCACAAGGAACGTAACAGTGACAATGAACCTTACCGACTCTCTTAACGTCACAGAGTCTAACCTGAGCGTGAACCTCAGCAGGGTGCTGCACACCATACAG GAGACAGTGGAGGAGACCATTCCTGTGTCCGGCTCCTCTGCTGGAGTGAATGCCCTCGGACTGGTGGTCTTTTCCATGTGCTTCGGTTTGGTCATCGGTAACATGAAGCAGCAGGGCCAGGCCCTCAGGGACTTCTTTGACTGCTTGAATGAAGCGATCATGAGGCTGGTGGCCATCATTATCTG GTACGCTCCAGTGGGCATCCTGTTCCTGATTGCAGGGAAGATCGTGGAGATGAAGGATCTGGCACAGGTGGGCGGCCAGCTGGGGATGTACACCGTGTCAGTCACTGTTGGTCTCCTCATCCATGGTCTCTTTGTCCTGCCGCTGCTTTACTTCCTGGTGACCAAGAAGAACCCCTACAGCTTCATCGGTGGTCTGCTGCAGGCGCTCATCACGGCTCTGGGAACCTCCTCTAG CTCTGCTACCCTGCCCATCACCTTCCGCTGTCTGGAGGAGAACAATCATGTGGATAAACGAGTGACACGTTTTGTCCTCCCTGTGGGTGCTACTATCAACATGGATGGCACGGCCCTCTATGAAGCTGTGGCAGCCATCTTCATTGCTCAAGTCAATGACATGGACCTAAACTTTGGCCAGATTCTGACCATCAG TATCACAGCAACTGCTGCCAGCATCGGAGCAGCAGGCATCCCTCAGGCTGGcctggttaccatggtgatcgTATTGACATCGGTAGGACTGCCCACAGAGGACATAACACTGATCATCGCTGTGGATTGGTTCTT GGACCGCCTGCGTACCACCACCAACGTGCTGGGAGACTCACTCGGCGCTGGCATTGTGGAGCACCTTTCCCGCGGAGAGTTGCAGAGTCAAGATGATGAGGTGCACAACTCTGTTATCGAAGAGAATGAGAAGCCCTACCAGCTTATCTGCCAGGAAAACGACTCGCTCAACCACCGCAACAGTGAGACCACAATGTAA
- the ccl44 gene encoding chemokine (C-C motif) ligand 44, giving the protein MFMLQMLTVISLTVILLASVEGKGVQMQRDVQCCMLYSQGKVRTKDVLRFEVQTEGPDCSIQAIILYTKKAVKCADPRDRKVKRLLRKLLQRQRTKAHRTMWLLPHDNLPVMSEDKKDNWDVLNVE; this is encoded by the exons ATGTTCATGCTGCAGATGTTGACTGTTATCTCTCTGACTGTTATTCTCCTGGCATCTGTAGAAG gtaaAGGTGTGCAGATGCAAAGGGATGTCCAGTGTTGCATGTTGTACTCCCAGGGCAAGGTGCGTACCAAGGATGTGTTGCGGTTTGAGGTGCAGACGGAGGGGCCCGACTGCAGTATACAAGCCATCAT TCTTTACACAAAAAAGGCGGTGAAATGTGCAGACCCCAGAGACCGGAAGGTGAAGAGGTTGCTGAGAAAGctcctgcagagacagagaaccAAGGCCCACCGGACCATGTGGCTCCTTCCTCATGACAACCTGCCCGTCATGTCAGAG GACAAGAAAGATAACTGGGATGTTCTCAATGTGGAGTGA